In the genome of Delphinus delphis chromosome 15, mDelDel1.2, whole genome shotgun sequence, one region contains:
- the LOC132438909 gene encoding large ribosomal subunit protein uL11-like has translation MPPKFDPNEIKVVYLRCTGGEVGATSALAPKIGPLGPSPKKVGDDIAKATGDWKGLRITVKLTIQNRQAQIEVVSSASALIIRALKEPPRDRKKQKNIKHSGNITFDEIVSIARQMRHRSLARELSGTIKEILGTAQSMGCNVDGRHPHDIIDDINSGAVECPAS, from the coding sequence ATGCCGCCTAAGTTCGACCCCAACGAAATCAAAGTCGTGTACCTGAGGTGCACCGGTGGGGAAGTCGGTGCCACGTCTGCCCTGGCCCCCAAGATCGGCCCCCTGGGTCCGTCTCCAAAAAAAGTTGGTGATGACATCGCCAAGGCAACTGGTGATTGGAAGGGTCTGAGGATTACAGTGAAACTGACCATTCAGAACCGACAGGCCCAGATTGAGGTGGTATCTTCTGCCTCTGCCCTAATCATCAGAGCCCTCAAGGAACCgccaagagacagaaagaagcagaaaaacattAAGCACAGTGGAAACATCACTTTTGATGAGATTGTCAGCATTGCCCGACAGATGCGGCATCGATCTTTAGCTAGAGAACTCTCTGGAACCATTAAAGAGATCCTGGGGACCGCCCAGTCTATGGGCTGCAATGTTGATGGCCGCCACCCTCACGACATCATAGATGACATCAACAGTGGTGCAGTGGAATGTCCAGCTAGTTAA